Below is a genomic region from Ascaphus truei isolate aAscTru1 chromosome 8, aAscTru1.hap1, whole genome shotgun sequence.
ACATAAGATCTACCTATCAGCCTAGTGGTTATATACATGGGAGTGTGTTTATTGGTGGACTATTTGGATTCCTGGGTCTCATGAACTGTCTTATGCAATGAagatatttattgatttattacgTACAAAGTAATTGTctgctcctggttagcatcacaagtgggagtgtccctcccctttcctgttTTTCTATTTCAAataaagcaactttgaaaagcccatcCAAACTTTATCGACTCAAGCCTCAaaatggtctggttctctgactcggCTATCTCCCTACATACACTCTGCTACGCTATTCTTAGCATGGTGGTAGGAGGAGCGACCTATCACAGTGTGGGAAACTTTCCCACCAGCCAATAGAAATAGGGGCTCGTTtatttggctgacgtcagaggagggcgTGTTGAGCCGGCTCGGGACGCcctgtgggcgggacatatgttcTGGCAAATAGGAAAAGTGCATACGATCGCCATCTTTTCCTAAGCCAGCTCATTGCCTCCCGCTGGGCAGGTGCCACTGAGTCCGGGGACCAGAGTACCCTCCCAGTAGGGAGTCTCTGAACTCTGGACCAGTACTCCGCCCTGTCCCGGCCACTTAGTACCTGACAACTCTCAACATCTCGTCCCCCCTTTGAACTATGGATtctatacagacatgccggcATCTATGCTGATGCCCggctgactgtatagagccttatagtaaatgtaCAAAACACCATAAGTCATACTTTAATAAAGAATTAATTTTGGGGTACCTCATATTCATAAGGGAAATGTATtagggatatttgggctcgaaatccaggtatctgggggacactgggaagccCCAGTGTAATTCACCTCATGTATCAGCAAATCATGCCTGTTCGCCAGGGGGGAATAAAACGACTACCGGTAACTTCGGCCCCCACAtaatgcaaacaaaataattgtatttctacccaaatatcccacctaaaactgacacacaagaaatctcacacttctagggccaagggaacatgaaatagaaaaaagcaggggtcattttatttttcagcatgtattatccctggcccctggcttatgtagctaccagggaccccacaggttcaggggtaaccagagggcttaacctttattaccTCCCTCCCGTCACAGGGGGGAAATACTAAAAAAAAGGTGTCAAAGTAAATTTGAAGACGTGCACAGCTCTACCATCGACTATTGCTCTGTGGTATTCAAATATAAAACATCCATTAGAAATGGGGCCATATATGCCCCCTGGTTTGctcatggttaaaaaaaaaatcatgtacagtactgtaatgaaTCTAAGACTTTATTCTCGTACTTCCAAcctcaaaatatatatttgttaccATCCAATGCATGCTTGAATTCTTTGTCTGTATTTGTTTATTCATGATGGTTGTAATACTCTTTTAGCAAGAACAAAAAAACCTCACATCCCGAGTGCCATCCTACAGTTTTGAAACAGGCACTTTTGTCCTGGTGTTTTCTCCCTTAGAAGATTTTAATGCCTGCATCTCGACTATTCTCATACAATATTTAAGTCTACTGATGACGTTTATCCTAAATTGCTGTGCAAATATACATTCGAAAATGTGCATAAACATTGCAAAACTCAGTGTGCTTATTTTTGTAACATACTGACCAGTCACTTGAAATGATAAAATGACTAACAcaaatccttcattttcagtgaACATCATGGAAATATTATGCAGCCCTCTCCCAAGGATAACAGCGGAAGCCACGGTTCTCCAATCAGTGCAAAGCTGGAAGGTATCTTCTTCTGCTGCAACACAGAGTTTAACACCGGGAAGTCTCCACAAGATTCACCGTACGGAAGGTACAAGTTTGAGATGCCTGCTGAAAAACTTTTCAACCCAAACACCAACCTATATTTTGGTGACTTCTACTGCATGTACACTGCCTACCACTATGTCATCCTCGTCATTGCTCCCATGGGATCACCAGGTGATGAGTTCTGTAAGCAGCGCCTTCCTCAGCTCAGCCTAAATGACAACAAATTTCTGACCTGCACTGAAGAAAATGGTGGTCTCGTATTTCACCATGCCCAGGATGTTATCTTGGAAGTCATTTATACTGACCCTGTAGATCTTTCTATGGGCACAGTTGCAGAAATCATTGGTCACCAGCTAATGAGCTTGTCCACTGCCAATGCAAAGAAAGATCCCAGCTGCAAGACATGCAACATCAGTGTTGGACGTTAAGCCCTCTTGGCCTACCGCGAAGCAGTTAACCCTCTCTGTTCCATACTTACCAGACATTGTGTCCGGAAGCATGCAAAATGCAGTTCTCACCAAAAGCATACACTGAATTTAGAACTccttaaccccttcgctgcctgAAGgagcctgcaacgcattgctttGCATTGCACTGTATTTCCTCTCGCAGCAAAGGATTTaatagcttttttttaaatattttttttttatttgaagttGCTGCTGCTCTCAACCATGACAAACAGTTTTACTTCTCTGCCAACTGTTTAACATTTAGATGTTAGTTTTGTTGTTTGCTGTTTTTCTTCCGTTCCTTTGCCAAACGTAACAAAACTCTATGTAGACTGCTTTAGCAAGGTAAAATAATTATGGCTTTATTGGGGTGTCTAAATAGTAATCTTTTTAATCTACTATTAAAACTGTTGGGATAACTCAAAACAGCATGAAAAAGTTGTAATTGCAGCATGATTGAAATCTCAAAGCCTAGAAATGTCAGCAATTCCAACTAGTCGCTTGACAGTGTTAAATGTTAACAATATTAGCTAAcaggaaacaaatactgtgttcTAGCATCATACATATGatagaaaaatattttatttgtacCGTTGTATAAAATATTTACAGTCATAGAATATATAGAGCACATTTTAATAGCAACTGTATACATGTCAAACCATTTTCCCTTATCAACGATGTAGACTGTAAACTTCATATAGTCGTGTATACGTTCCTGTTACTCTTGCTTCAAagactttaattaaaaaaaaacttacaaaGTAATTCATTCCaattcatacagtatgttaaaaaaatCAAGTCAATATAATGAACCATCACAAAGGTCATGAAAATAATTCCACTTGCAAATGgtaatttccccccctccccccgctcccaataaACAATTTTAAAACGTCTGTGTTTAAATCCATGCATTTTAGATGCGAGAGAAATAGAAATGTTTGCTTCCGTAGGAATTTATAAAAGGACAAGTGCTTAGCAAGATACAGTAGCAAAAATGGTTATAGTGTGTTTGTGTGGTTGCTTGTGTGAGACAGGTATACAAAGGGAATATTAGCAGCATAAATCTGTTTCACTGATCtcttactgtatacataaataagATTTTTCTTCTCTTAAATTAAAGTGAAtcaaacatgaacatattaaggCAGCATGCATATTTCAACATTCTTAAAAATATAGAGGGCAATATTTTGTTACTGAAATCTCTAATAGGTGCAAATAACTATATGGCAGATTGTCATATCTGCCAACTTTGTAATAGATAAACCTCTTCACTAAACCACAACAAAATGCGTATGAAATGTTACTGTATGATGTGCAGGCCAAACGTTTCAGTGTTTAGACCGTTGTATTTAATTACTTCTACAAAACCGGTTTCATTTAGAAGTTATTTTTCATTTGAAGGGGGGTTTTATGCATTGCTGCTTTAGCTTTAGAAATGTGAAAAGGTAATCTGTGGAGAAATACTTTCCTCTTACCATGTTTTCAGTAAATGATGTAGGAAACATCAGATACTTAGCCCATGTGTTTCCCAAGGAACATATTAACATACTGCTTTGGAATCCCGTACTGGCCCCTATGAGTATGGATGATTTACGCCTGCTTATCTATACAGTGAAAAAATCTATAATCAATTATATTCAACATCACAGAAAATTACACCTCATTGCTTCACAATATAGTTTTCAGTGCGTGTTATTTGCAGTTTAGCTACTTACAAAATTGGGCTTTGGTTAAATTGAggaatatgtttttaccattGGAACAAGCCATTCTGAAGACGAGAGacatgtactgtacaatacaaAACGAAAGTCCCATCAAATGTAACCGTTTCAATATTTGTAAGACCTTAATTTTTACCCAATAACCCATGTTGATGATGTCTTGAGTGGGGTCTTAGTAATTCGTATTGTGCCTTTCTATTCCAATCAAGGGTTGCCCATTACAAGCTGTAATAGCTTCACACAAGGATAACCACAGCTCATATTATAGAGGGGACCACAAGGAAGTCAGAATAACTTATATGTGTGCTCTAAGTTCTGCCCTGTGCAAAGGGCACTCTATATGCATTCTACTCCATTTCAGTTTCTTATAGTATGAAatgcaatatttatttttttaccggTTGACTATAACCTCATTAACATGGGAGAAGCCTCCAACATATATTGAAGGCACTTCTGACATTGAACTTAGCCATGTTTCAGGGCAGAAATCCTGAATCTTAAATATTGCATTCAAATAAAATTATGAATCTGCATTATAATGACCATATTAAGCTATCCCTCTTAAAGATTTGATCTGAGCAGACTCAGTATCACAAACAGATGAGTAACCATAATGCATTCCATCAGGTTTTCTTCAGGCAAGGGAGAATCCCATTTCCCAGTTCTTGCCCCAGTTATCCTTACCAGGTAGTGTATAGTTATTAAAGTGCATCAGAATTTCAGGGGTATACAGGAGTGTGCAGAAAATATAGCAAACGTTATTATTCTATGAATACTGGCTGTGAATGCTCCTCAAACACTAAATGGTTTTCGAGACATCTTGCTTGCTGATGAGGACTTCTAATAGTCGAAGTTTAGCTTTTATCTGCTTGTATTCACAGTACTCTTCAGCCATTGGTATTCGGTCTTCTTTTTGTGCGCTCCTGAAACATTAAGGATGCAGAGGACATTGAGATTAGGAAGCAGAATAAACCTAataatggggggcggggggggggggggggaacacacagTACACAAGACAACACTATACAGCAAAACAATCCGTCAGAAATACACAATTTAAAGGGTATTTACAACAACAATGACTTTGTTAGGGCTCACCATAGGCCAAAGTAAAGTTATGGTAGCTTATACATGGGGACATTAAATGGTTAATAGTATTATTTTAACATATCTTACCTTCCTGTTTGTCTTAGGAAGTGCTCTTCAAATTCTCTTAAAGCTTTTCGTAATCTTTTCTTATCAGCTCTTGTCTCTCTCAGGTGATAAAGAAGCTCTGGCCTGTAATACAGCAAACACAAACTAAGCTTCACCTCTTTCATTCTGTTATCGTGTTAAGGTAATAGTTAATGAAGTAGAATCTAACAATGACCAGTCAATTAAAACTGTTGCTCTTTAATGTGCGTCAAATGCAAGGAACACTTTTACTAATAATGATTTTCTTTGGAAGCACAGGTTTATGGCAGAAGTCCCGTAAAGGAAAATGAACACCACAGATCGCAGTAGACGTGTGTTAAGTGTTTCTTCCTATAACCTGCTGGGGTGTCCGATTGCTCAAAATGTATACACCGTATATTGGAAGTGatgaaaaatatacaaacaaaaccCCTTGCATAGTTTAAAGCTAATGCAGAACATCATTCATAGACTTGTGTGAAATGGAAAACACCCTAGGATAAATAAAAAGTTTCTGTTTCGTTCCTTCACTTTCTACTTAGGTATTATCAAGCAGATCAATTGGGGAAACTACAATAGTTATGGGACacttgctcttggaaaaaaagaGATGGGTCAACATTGAAAAAGCCTTCTCTGACCAAGTTGCGCTCTCACCTTTTCTGGCTTAAGAAACAATGTAAGCTGCAATATTTGACAACATTCCTGTCAAAACCAGACCGGACTTGCCTCCGTTTCCCTCTCTTATAACCCCATTGAGAACCAACTGACACTTTCTCCCAGGTTATAGCCACAGTCTTTCTAAATTGGTTTGGTACTGGTATATACAGAGTCAAAGACATGCTCTCCACCTTCTCTAATACATCTTTCAAATATCTATGGGAAAAAACCTCGATTCCAAAATTAGACTTCGCAAAGTTCTTGCAAATCTGGCATTTTATAAATAAGAAATTCAAGAAAGGATCACCCTtatagtacatttttttttatccttaTGTCTGCAAACCTTTAACCAAACTAAATAAACTTCCACCATTTATCGTCATTTATCCCCACTTGACAACACTAAAAAGGCTAAGTATTGGTTATGTTGGGAAAGGACGTTGGATGTGAATCTGGATTGGGAAGAGTCGCAAGAAATCAGAGATCGTGGCTATCTACTCCATAACATAACAATGAAATAGAATGTCTGCAAATAGCTTTACTATTATATGATACCCGTCCTGCTCCATGTTATCTATCCATCTTCAGGGTATACATGGGAAGGGACCCTTTAACACTTATTCTTGGCAAATTTCCCCCAAACACAGACAAAAACAACTACTAAGATTGTTTCTCAGATACTTTTGGCAGATAGATGCGTGATGAGCACATTTTGGAAACCGGCTAACCCTCCCATCATTTGTGCATGCCCATATAACTTCCATTTGTGCATGCCCATATAACTTCCATTTGTGCATGCCCATATAACTTCCATTTGTGCATGCCCATATAACTTCCATTTGTGCATGCCCATATAACTTCCATTTGTGCATGCCCATATAACTTCCATTTGTGCATGCCCATATAACTTCCATTTGTGCATGCCCATATAACTTCCATTTGTGCATGCCCATATAACTTCCATTTGTGCATGCCCATATAACTTCCATTTGTGATAGAAATGGAAAGATTGACCAGCTGTAGCAATGACTCTGCCTTCTCAGAGTTTAGGAACCTCCATCAAGACACAAATCTTTTAATTGGTTTTCTGGGGAAACAGTTTTACTATATGctttatactgtatgtcatgattATGTAATAAGATTATCTTCAAAATACATGTATTTATGCAGCCTTTCTACCAAatccccctcacttccctcctccccactcccttccTCTTTGTCCATATAGTTTGGACaccgttttatttatttaaatacaaaaaCATCATTAAATAGTGTTAACAAATAGATGCATGATTTGGAATTAGTTGGTGTCTGTTTGGGATATAGGAACCTAATCTAGTATTCTTTGATATTTCCTTACCCACTTCGTCTGGTTAAACATTGCCTCCACATGGTTCTCAGGGTAATTATGGTGATCAGATGTGGCCAACCAAATACATTTGCTCTGCAGGATctccaagcaaatgttgtcacaCAAAAAAAGCTGTGCTTACGAGTTAGCACTGTGATCTAATACTCCTCATTTTAAAGTAGCACTACAGAGTGACCTGCTTATCTTTAAACTACTTACTATTGGGACCAGTAATGCCCATATAGCCCCACTACCAATAATGGCATTAACATTCATAATTGTATTTGACCATGTTAATGCAGTAACTAACTCCCATACTAGCACACAAGATCCCAAAGACTGTTGTGATGCCCATTTAGAAAATGTGGGCCCCTATAATGACCTGCAATAAAAGAGTTTAAACCTATATTGTCATAATGACTTGAATTAAGGCTTTGTATTCAAAGGCTACTACAATAAGTGGTTGTTAATAAATACAATTACAATTATTTGGAGGTTACATAGAAGTACAATAAGCAAGCcagaagatacacacacacacacacacacacacacacacacacacacacacacacacacacactgtcagatccacaACACATAATGTAGAGAAAaaatcatatataaaaaaactcTCATGCTAGTCAATTTAAATGCATCATAATTAAAGAAATTATTTAGCTTTTGTCAAATCCAATATGGATGACTGTAACATTGTATTAAAACAAAGATGGAAAGTCCACCACATATCGTTGCGCAATATAGGTGATAACCAGGCGCAATaatcacaaaaaaacacaaatccaATTAGAATATACCAATCCTCCTTTGATCGTGGGGGAAAGATAAAGAATGGAAGTCCAAGATAGTTCAAATCTCACTGTCACTTCTTTTTTTGTGTGAGGTTTTCTTAATACTTCATGCTTGCAGGTTTCTGGAAGAATAGAATACAGAAAACCATTGCGCAATATCGTCTGAGCATTAGAAATATTCTCCCCCAGCTGCTAGCTACGTACAGCAATTATGCAGAAAACAGGTACTGATTGGTATCTTTAATCCTCCAGTGAGGTCACTACAGCTGGCGCTGGATCTCTCCACACTCTGCGTTGTTCCCGGATCTCTCCTTCAACGCTCAGTGCCAGTTGACCCAGAAAATAAGGAGAATAGACATAGTGCAAAATACCAGTtgtacaatttattaaaaacaaacgcAATAAAAACACCACACGGTGTTATACTCACATTTGTAAAGTGATGACCATGTGatttacaacgtgccgtccgctgccTGTGTACTGGAAGCACCACTCACCAGCagctggggttggatcccctcctccctccttctcgcGGCCACGACTCAACTTGGGTCCTCCCACTGATGGTACACTGATGTGACGCTTGCTTCCTTCCACAGACTGGGGTCACGTTCACCAATAAGCTCCACCCTACGAGTTTCGTAACTCTCGCGTTACTTCGTCAGGGGTGTGGAGCTGAGATGTGACACTTCCTATTTGTAGCCCGCAGTGTTAGCGACTGGATCTATACCCTTAAAACGATGACCCCCTAAGGGACTTAACATCGAGTTTGATCTAGCAGCATTCCTCAAAGATGCCAAGTGATCTATTGTAAGTACAGTGAGCATGTTTGGTGTCCTTTGtctgctggaattagacatagaTCTTGTCAATTGATATGTAACCATATGTCAGGTTAAGTGGTCTCCAAACTTTATGTTCTCAATTTCTCTTTGAATTCATTTTCATTTGAATTCGTGTTAGTTCAAGTTGTCTCTAaatttgtattgtatattttaattttaaatttttttatttttattagtacTATTCAATTGTAGTCTTATTCTTAGTGTGATCAACATCAtgtatattattgttattttctGTATTGGTGGTTGTATATATACTAGGGTATATGATTGGTCTAGTAACATAATAGATCTTACAAGGTTTATCTTTGGTATTAATACCTAATAAGTATTCATATGCATCCACAGTGGCTATGAGGCATGGCTAGATACATGCATTCATTATCAATTGCCATCCCACATGAGCGGTATGGGCTGTCAGTAAGCTGACATGCAAGGGGTTAATATCTCGTGTATAGACGCGTTAAGGTCTAAAAGCCTGAGGGGCGTGCTTTGCAGAGGGGAAAGGACGCTACCGCGTCGCCTAGTAAGGCAGGTTCACTGATATATGAGCATGTAAATCTTTTCAACTAGACAGCCAATCAGCTAACACTGCAGGCTACAAATAGGAAGTGTCCCATCTAAGCtccacacccctgatgaagtaacGCGAgatttacgaaacgcgtagggtggagcttactGGTGAACGTGACCCCAGTCTGTGGAAGGAAGCGAGCGTCACATCAGTGTACCATCAGGGGGAGGACCCAAGTTGAGTCATGGCCgcgagaaggagggaggaggggatccaaccccagctGCTGGTGCACGGTGCTTCCAGTACACAggcagcggacggcacgttgtaaatCACATGGTCATCACTTtacaaatgtgagtgtaacactGTGTGGTGGTTTTATTgcgtttgtttttaataaattgtacaACTGGTATTTTGCACTATGTCTATTCTCCTTATCCTCCGAGCGTTGAAGGAGAGATCCGGGAACAACGCAGAGTGGGGAGAGATCCAGCGCCAGCTGTAGTGACTTCACTGGAGGATTAAAGATACCAATCAGTACCTGTTTTCTGCATAATTGCTGTACGTAGCTAGCAGCTGGGGGAGAATATTTCTAATGCTCAGACGATATTGCGCAATGGTTTTCTGTATTCTATTCTTCCAGAAACCTGCAAGCATGAAGTATTAAGAAAACCTCACACAAAAAAAGAAGTGACAGTGAGATTTGAACTATCTTGGACTTCCATTCTTTATCTTTCCCCCACGGTCAAAGGAGGATTGGTATATTCTAATTGGATTTGTGTTTTTTGTGATTGTTGCGCCCGGTTTTCACGTAATTGTTCTTATATTGTATAGCAAGTCATTGGATAGACTTTTTTTGAATTTCCTAGGCTGCCATCCCATTGTCCCAAGGGGTTGGGGTTGGAATTGTTATCACAGTTATTGATTAGTCAATCACAGATAGGTGTGGTGTCACTCACTACCACTTTTTCTAGCACTAGGTTGAGCGCAGTGtgtaatataatttatttttacatattgtAGCGCAAATACCTTTTTTAATTCGATAAAGATATCCTCCAATACGGAAAGTTAAgcctcccaagtgaatagaaccCTACCAAGACAATTAATATCCCAACAtgaaaaacaaacaacaacaacaagaAACCCCACTTACATTGATGCTTCATGTAAGTTGGACATTGAGAGGGCTGGTTGTCTCACTGGCCTTTTATCTTCAAGAGGAGATACATATACAGGTTCCAAGTCTTCGCTAGAATAGAATAACTGCTCATCCATTGCAATGTCTGATGCTGTTCTTACAGTAAATTCATTGCCAGTCTGGGCACTGTCTTCATCTGAATCGTCTTCCtcgtgcttaaaaaaaaaaaaaaaaaaaaaaaaaaaatatatatatatattagtacaaTATACATATTTAGAAGAAAATGACCTAATGAACCAAGCTGGGTATGAACCCTGACAGCTGCACCACAAGGGCCGGAGCCCCTTGGGCCATCCCAAAGTACATTACTCTTTGTGATATACACAGTAGAAGCCGGAACTGCCCCTGCTTCTTCATAACTGCAAGTATACCCTTTGTACAGTTGCAGTGCATATTTTTAAGACACTATACAACAGGCAGTTTCCTGCGAGAATCTATGGGTACTTGAGGCATTTTGCTTGTCTGTTGAAATTCTGTTCAAATGGACACACTTTGTTTTGCACCAGAGTTACACCACTTTGCTGTGATACATACACCCCTGGAAATTAAACCTTAGCATGTCAATGTAGAAGAACTAATATTTTtgaatatacaaaaataaaaaataaaagttctAACATTGCATCTGGCAATTATAGAAATGAAAAAAGTCACCTTTCTTGTGTCAAAAGATAGATATATAGTTTACTTACTATTGTTGGAATCAAAGATGCAGTAGACAACAGTTGCTTGATAATCCTGTATCTGTCATAAAGAGGCTTCATAAGACTTCGCTCTTGCTTTGTACCCTAAAATAATCATAGACACTTTTACTTTTCTTACAAATAAGAGCAACATTGTATCTGTCTTTTGCTAGCCAACTAGTCATTTGAACGAAGTTCTTCATGAATGGTATACAATGGAGGGCTCGATTATAAAACACGTTGTTCAGGCTGTTTACGGACAAAAAAATCCCTAGTGAAATCAATCGGGATTTTCCTGCGATGACGGCCACTTCGGAGAATATAGGATTACCCACTGTAATCTTAAAGATGCAATACAAGTagattacaaaaatatatatattttatttttatatatgcagccttattgaaaacaaattaacGAAGTcgccgatcgattggttctcccgtgatcgatcagcaaaatcctgtttcccagggttcactaaatggctgcctttcagtttaaaatcaatccttcagtcagtgtaactcagcagctacaatctattcttatattacgaaggtaacataATCTACAATATTGTTacagttcaaactgctgggaatattggaaacaaatgatcacaaacaggaaagtgttacaaagatattgCACAgattgggaggtgggctaaagcctgctatagaaatcaaaacatgctcagtatattacaactcattaaaaatggcattaacatttgaaataaaaaagtagtattagctaatactacagaactgattaatttaaaaaacaaatactcatgtaggatattgtttgtaCTGCTCCTTTAATAACAGAAATATAGGTATATATCATGAAAATGGAAATAATCCTCTTGTAATAACTGTGCAGATGACATTTATTTTCAGCTTTGGCTTTAGCCAAAGAGGCGATTTGTGAAGCAAGTTTACAGTGAACTGAAAAAACCCACAGATTTATTGTATGGCATCTGCCATATCAGAAAAACACACGGGAAATATCAGCATTGCAAACACTGAACATTACAAGAGATGGGGCTACTGTATAGAAGCTTGCAGGAGAGTGCAAGAAAGAGATGGAACAAGAAAGGTGGAAGAGGGACATTCTTAATAATATTGTTCGCTTGATTCCTGGGTTTTTCCCCCCATTATAgctgtttatgtatttacagCCTTCAGTAATATTGCCCGGGAGGACCGACTTATGATGTCAGAAGCTGTACCTGGGGAGGAAAAGACCCATGACTTACGGATGCAGCACAATGTGTTGCTCCCACTGGAGCACGtggtgtgatattctgcattagaaTGCAATATGTtatcagcagcagcaatgaagtCTGCTACAGGTGTAAATGGGCATTCCTGGGGAGGAGGCTAATCGTGGTCATTGGAGGCCTGCAGATGTGCTGACAAGCCCTTGCTTGCCATTTGCAGAAAAGACTAGAGTCCTTCAAAGACCCAAGAAATAAGTTCTCAGAGTTtcaataaaagtataattccCACCAAGAGTTTGCTGTATTTTAAACTgtataatataatgtatataatataatcttttgtgctaggggggagaatgtttaacagtttggaggagattttaaactagggtggagggggaggggaatgaaacagataaactaaatagaatagatgaggatacaaggtggtatggaggtagaatgggggcaagtgcgagtttgacaagcagcgagacactcatagtaaatacagataatactagaaaacttctaaagactaaaccaagttggcgcagaaaggaaggagaagataagataatagtacagactgaaaaaaaccttaaatgcatgcttgctaatgcaagaagcctgacagataaaatgggggagcttgaattaatagctgcaagggagcagtatgatatcataggcattactgaaacatggtgggatgaaactcatcactgggcagttaatttagagaattattccctttttcggaaagatcgagcaaatagaagaggaggtggagtatgtttatatgttaaaccggatctaaaacctattataagggatggtGTTTATGAaaagaattatgaaaatgtag
It encodes:
- the PHYHIPL gene encoding phytanoyl-CoA hydroxylase-interacting protein-like isoform X1; translated protein: MEELPVPHNIKISNITCDSFKISWEMDSKSKDRITHYFIDLNKKENKNSNKFKHKDVPTKLVAKAVPLPMTVRGHWFLSPRTEYTVAVQTASKQVDGDYVVSEWSEIVEFCTADYSKVHLTQLMEKAEAIAGRMLKFSVFYRNQHKEYFDYTREHHGNIMQPSPKDNSGSHGSPISAKLEGIFFCCNTEFNTGKSPQDSPYGRYKFEMPAEKLFNPNTNLYFGDFYCMYTAYHYVILVIAPMGSPGDEFCKQRLPQLSLNDNKFLTCTEENGGLVFHHAQDVILEVIYTDPVDLSMGTVAEIIGHQLMSLSTANAKKDPSCKTCNISVGR